A single Vespula vulgaris chromosome 3, iyVesVulg1.1, whole genome shotgun sequence DNA region contains:
- the LOC127062505 gene encoding tyrosine-protein kinase Abl isoform X3 — protein sequence MRHKLGGGQYGDVYEAVWKRYNMTVAVKTLKEDTMALKDFLEEAAIMKEMKHRNLVQLLGVCTREPPFYIITEFMSKGNLLDYLRNESKHQINAVVLMHMATQIASGMSYLESRNFIHRDLAARNCLVGENHLVKVADFGLARLMRDDTYTAHAGAKFPIKWTAPEGLAYNKFSTKSDVWAFGILLWEIATYGMSPYPGVDLTDVYHMLEKGYRMECPPGCPPKVYELMRQCWQWSAIERPTFKEIHHSLENMFQESSITEEVEKQLQGGGEIPLLAYKKSQTGSTGNIHGLVLVSEQMSSSGIAQDGASSVTKLSTFVGGLSSKSNSNIVQMRRSTNKKGKQAPAPPKRTSLLSSCSSFRDSAYQEQDQQNTDAATIALDDATDLNGIDKIFEGITRDLVTMATQSITTGGCEVDDDGDGSQGTAEPNFVPQPSTSPEPVSNIPCNQKQIKTRPYPSKEVLPQKLVHVGALEVQNVKRAINRYGTLPKGARIGAYLESLRQSGMPSNQENIATTSAISTVVEQHDVTSSTDTPQHRSLSPRQNNLRNQPQMTRSNSSSGVVNTYQPPNSPRSRTVGIRKNNTENIGLRTFRGPNNTGFRTASPSRSVQPTLADLEFPPPPIDLPPPPDEIFNPADQCDLPPPVTASPNSDISHIKTTNSPVSVRKLKAEWKIKDEVNDDQDDKNNDVRNVEPSVKEASSRFGVNLRRRETTSEVHCAVNKCLDDKKTILKTKEVSSNVRLESTELISSPEEAPPPPPPPPPPPAAVGITDTFESKPGMKEMLELKLVNEIKQSADMKHGGSVKKSGIAGNVPSLPLDPASQLLSELCASFSMDTNKHSVQNEYAISNLKSNDSFSIAQDHHLSLDKHSTHKEIDASSPITESVISTGNIGFKLKKVDKRNNPQKEETGDNQIIDFKARLRKVDNAEKDKVVEDKTKRFDDIGSSITDSSELGTDDQVDDKRRSTGSISSLKKLWENKEASCDNQPLSPKLSVRGVNKPDIVDAGEDSPEDHSGASTRSSTSKGDTRVWPPTSSTDIEKPVVPAKPLKPLVSSTKHFGSSIYATPNCNKSTSQTDEDANKQTAESKGAVKHSVIEISNVIENSILNLRGSPTIIMASWLQLSDKVGLLHGMCISLTDTAIAPHARFQFRDLLTRLELQARQLRAAGTRNIAENTRLLSEVQNTIKDVINTVQR from the exons ATGAGGCATAAATTAGGTGGGGGACAGTATGGTGATGTATATGAAGCAGTTTGGAAGAGGTATAATATGACAGTTGCTGTGAAGACATTAAag GAAGATACTATGGCACTTAAAGATTTTCTGGAAGAAGCTgcaataatgaaagaaatgaaacataGAAATTTGGTACAATTATTAGGAGTTTGTACACGTGAACCACCATTTTACATTATCACAGAATTTATGAGTAAAGGAAATTTGTTAGATTATTTGCGTAACGAAAGCAAACATCAAATCAATGCTGTTGTTCTCATGCACATGGCAACTCAAATAGCAAGTGGTATGAGTTATTTAGAAAGCAGAAATTTTATTCACAG AGATTTAGCGGCACGTAATTGTTTGGTTGGAGAAAATCATTTAGTAAAAGTCGCAGATTTTGGTTTAGCACGATTAATGAGAGATGACACATATACAGCTCATGCTGGTGCTAAATTTCCTATAAAATGGACCGCCCCGGAAGGTTTagcttataataaattttctacaaaG TCTGATGTGTGGGCATTTGGAATCTTATTGTGGGAAATTGCGACTTACGGCATGTCTCCGTACCCTGGTGTGGATTTGACAGATGTTTATCACATGTTGGAAAAGGGTTATAGGATGGAATGTCCACCTGGTTGTCCACCTAAGGTGTACGAGTTAATGAGACAATGTTGGCAATGGTCAGCAATAGAACGACCAACTTTCAAAGAAATTCATcattcattagaaaatatgtTTCAAGAATCTAGTATTACAGAag aagtTGAAAAACAACTGCAAGGTGGAGGAGAAATTCCATTGCTTGCATATAAAAAATCACAAACTGGTAGTACTGGAAACATCCATGGACTTGTACTTGTATCTGAACAAATGTCTTCCTCTGGTATAGCACAAG ATGGTGCTAGTTCTGTAACTAAATTAAGTACTTTTGTGGGTGGATTATCGAGTAAAAGTAACAGTAATATCGTACAAATGAGACGttcaacaaataaaaaagggaaacaaGCACCTGCACCTCCAAAACGAACGAg TCTATTATCATCGTGCAGTTCATTTCGCGATTCGGCATACCAGGAACAAGATCAACAAAATACCGATGCTGCCACCATAGCACTTGATGATGCCACAGATCTAAATGGTATTGATAAGATTTTTGAAg GTATCACACGAGATCTTGTGACAATGGCTACACAGTCAATTACTACAGGAGGTTGCGAAGTGGACGACGATGGAGATGGGTCTCAGGGGACAGCAGAACCCAATTTTGTTCCTCAACCATCAACTTCGCCAGAACCTGTTTCCAACATACCATGCAATCagaaacaaattaaaacaCGACCTTATCCATCTAAGGAAGTACTGCCTCAGAAG TTGGTACATGTAGGTGCACTAGAGGTGCAAAATGTTAAGAGGGCAATTAACCGTTATGGTACCCTACCTAAGGGTGCAAGAATTGGCGCCTACCTAGAAAGTCTTCGGCAGAGCGGAATGCCTTCTAATCAAGAGAACATTGCGACTACATCGGCAATATCTACAGTTGTGGAACAACATGATGTTACAAGTAGTACGGATACGCCGCAACATCGTTCACTTTCTCCTCGTCAGAACAATTTACGTAATCAACCTCAAATGACGCGCAGTAATTCTTCCAGTGGTGTAGTAAATACTTACCAACCACCAAATTCACCACGCAGTCGGACAGTAgggattagaaaaaataatacagaaaATATTGGATTAAGAACTTTCCGAGGTCCAAATAATACTGGTTTTAGAACAGCCAGTCCATCAAGATCCGTTCAACCAACGCTTGCTGATCTTGAATTTCCTCCACCTCCTATAGACTTGCCACCACCGCcagatgaaatttttaatcctGCAGATCAGTGCGATTTGCCTCCGCCTGTAACGGCCTCTCCAAATAGTGATATTTCTCATATTAAAACAACCAATTCACCAGTAAGTGTCAGAAAATTAAAAGCAGAATGGAAGATAAAGGATGAAGTAAATGACGATCAAGATGATAAGAACAACGACGTTAGAAATGTAGAACCTTCTGTGAAAGAAGCTAGTTCTAGATTTGGTGTAAACTTACGGCGCAGAGAAACTACTAGCGAAGTACATTGTGCCGTAAATAAATGTTTGGATGATAAGAAAACAATTCTTAAAACGAAAGAGGTATCTAGTAACGTAAGACTAGAATCAACGGAATTAATATCATCTCCGGAAGAAGCACCACCACCGCCTCcgcctccacctccacctcctgcTGCTGTTGGTATCACAGATACGTTTGAATCTAAACCAGGGATGAAGGAGATGTTAGAGTTAAAATTggttaatgaaataaaacaaagtgcTGATATGAAACACGGAGgatctgtaaaaaaaagtggaatTGCAGGTAATGTACCTTCGTTACCTCTTGATCCTGCATCTCAGTTATTATCAGAGTTATGTGCCAGCTTTAGTATGGATACAAACAAACATTCAGTACAAAATGAGTATGCCATTTCTAATCTGAAGAGCAATGATAGTTTTTCCATTGCACAGGATCATCATTTAAGTCTTGATAAGCACAGTACACACAAAGAGATTGATGCATCTTCACCTATAACAGAGAGTGTAATAAGCACTGGTAATATAGGTTTCAAATTGAAGAAGGTAGATAAGAGGAATAATccacaaaaggaagaaactggagataatcaaataattgattttaaggCTAGATTACGAAAGGTAGATAATgcagaaaaagataaagttgtggaagataaaacaaaacggTTTGATGATATTGGAAGTAGTATCACAGATTCTTCAGAATTGGGTACAGATGATCAAGTTGATGACAAACGTAGAAGTACTGGAAGTATAAGTAGCCTAAAAAAATTATGGGAAAATAAAGAAGCTTCTTGCGATAATCAGCCGCTCAGTCCTAAATTAAGTGTTCGAGGTGTAAACAAGCCAGACATAGTTGATGCAGGTGAAGACTCACCAGAAGATCATAGTGGAGCATCAACACGTAGTTCTACTAGTAAAGGAGACACAAGAGTATGGCCTCCAACATCATCCACAGATATAGAAAAACCTGTTGTGCCAGCTAAGCCACTAAAACCATTAGTTTCTTCAACTAAACATTTTGGTTCCTCAATATATGCTACACCAAATTGCAATAAATCTACTTCACAGACAGATGAAGATGCAAATAAACAAACTGCCGAATCAAAAGGTGCAGTAAAACATAGTGTAATCGAAATTTCGAATGTTATTGAAAATAGTATTTTGAATCTTAGAGGTAGTCCAACTATAATTATGGCTAGTTGGCTTCAACTATCTGATAAAGTTGGTTTGCTCCATGGTATGTGCATAAGTCTTACAGATACTGCAATAGCACCACATGCGAGGTTTCAGTTCCGTGATTTACTCACTAGACTTGAGCTACAAGCACGACAACTAAGAGCAGCTGGAACAAGAAATATTGCAGAGAATACAAGACTATTAAGTGAGGttcaaaatacaataaaagatGTAATAAATACAGTGCAGAGATAA